A region of Polycladomyces subterraneus DNA encodes the following proteins:
- a CDS encoding pyridoxamine 5'-phosphate oxidase family protein yields MGKLFPALLPEHEAFIKKQRIFFVGSAPLSEEGHINISPKGYDALRIFSPREVAYMDLTGSGNETSAHLKENGRITLMFVAFEGPPMILRLYGRGRVILPDSSEWNQLIHHFDLLPGARQIIYVNIYEVKTSCGYSVPYFSYSGERETLQRWASQKGEKDLQTYHQEKNSISMDGIVTPLGQKFISEE; encoded by the coding sequence AAAGCTTTTTCCGGCTTTACTCCCGGAGCATGAAGCGTTCATCAAGAAACAGCGCATATTTTTTGTGGGTTCCGCTCCTTTAAGTGAAGAGGGTCACATCAATATTTCTCCGAAAGGATATGATGCGCTGCGCATATTTTCGCCAAGAGAAGTGGCCTATATGGACCTGACAGGCAGTGGAAACGAAACAAGTGCCCACCTGAAGGAGAATGGAAGGATTACGTTGATGTTTGTTGCGTTTGAAGGTCCTCCCATGATCCTGCGCTTGTATGGAAGGGGGCGCGTAATATTGCCCGATTCATCTGAATGGAATCAATTGATTCATCACTTCGATCTCCTTCCGGGAGCACGCCAAATCATCTATGTAAACATATATGAAGTGAAAACGTCATGCGGATACAGCGTTCCTTACTTCTCCTATTCGGGTGAGCGTGAGACTCTCCAACGGTGGGCCAGTCAAAAGGGGGAGAAAGATCTTCAAACTTATCATCAAGAGAAAAATTCGATCAGCATGGATGGAATCGTCACCCCGTTGGGGCAAAAGTTTATTTCCGAAGAGTGA